The following coding sequences are from one Kwoniella dendrophila CBS 6074 chromosome 8, complete sequence window:
- a CDS encoding diphthine synthase — protein MFYVIGLGLSDEKDITVKGLEAVKRCERIYLESYTSILMCDKEKLEAFYGKPVITATREMVELEADEILKDSDKIDVAFLVVGDPLGATTHTDLLLRARSLNIPSQVIHNASILTALGSTGLQMYSFGQTLSLVFYTETWRPDSWFDKLEENLKIGVHTLILLDIKVREQSEENMARGRLIYEPPRYMNPATGFSQILLTESLRHGTNPEDREEGVEYKESLLKPSETLAISLSRIGTSTQSLISGTLEELSKLSEEDFGEPLHSLVIVGKKLHPLEFEYAGKFAINGENGDWWKVGKDVYGVERETF, from the exons ATGTTCTACGTTATCGGTTTAGGTTTAagtgatgaaaaagatattacAGTAAAAGGATTAGAAGCTGTAAAGAGATGTGAAAGAATCTATTTAGAAAGCTATACATCCATTTTGATGTGtgataaagagaaattg GAAGCATTCTATGGTAAACCAGTTATTACAGCTACTCGAGAAATGGTTGAATtagaagcagatgaaattCTGAAAGATTCTGATAAGATTGATGTAGCATTTTTAGTTGTTGGTGATCCATTAGG AGCAACAACACATACAGATTTATTATTAAGAGCAAGATCATTAAATATACCAAGTCAAGTTATACATAATGCATCAATATTAACTGCATTAGGTTCAACAGGATTACAAATGTATTCATTTGGTcaaactttatctttagttTTTTATACTGAAACTTGGAGACCTGATAGTTGgtttgataaattagaagaaaatttaaAAATTGGTGTACATACTTTAATTTTATTAGATATTAAAGTTAGAGAACAAAGTGAAGAAAATATGGCTAG AGGCCGATTAATATATGAACCACCAAGATATATGAATCCCGCAACAGGATTTTCACAAATCTTATTAACTGAATCATTGAGACATGGAACTAATCCAGAAGATCGTGAAGAAGGAGTAGAATATAAAGAATCATTATTAAAACCTTCTGAAACTTTAGCAATATCATTAAGTAGAATAGGTACATCAACACAATCTTTAATTAGTGGTacattagaagaattatcaaaattatcagaagaagattttggtGAACCTTTACATTCTTTAGTAATTGTTGGTAAAAAATTACATCCATTAGAGTTTGAATATGCAGGTAAATTTGCTattaatggtgaaaatggtgattggtggaaagttggtaaagatgTTTATGGAGTGGAAAGAGAAACTTTCTAA